The following proteins come from a genomic window of Betaproteobacteria bacterium:
- the ilvN gene encoding acetolactate synthase small subunit has product MSGLFSARGYNIESLTVAPTEDATMSRMTIVTSGSDEIIEQITKQLNKLVDVVKVVDLNDGEHIERELMLVKVRAFGKDREEMKRMADIFRGRIIDVTEKAYTIELTGTGAKLDAFLNAIEKSAILETVRTGASGIGRGERVLKI; this is encoded by the coding sequence GTGTCGGGGCTCTTTTCCGCGCGCGGTTACAACATCGAATCCCTCACCGTCGCGCCGACCGAGGACGCGACCATGTCGCGCATGACGATCGTCACCAGCGGCTCGGACGAGATCATCGAGCAGATCACCAAGCAGCTGAACAAGCTGGTCGACGTGGTCAAGGTGGTGGATCTCAACGACGGCGAGCACATCGAGCGCGAACTCATGCTGGTCAAGGTGCGCGCGTTCGGCAAGGACCGCGAGGAGATGAAGCGCATGGCCGACATTTTTCGTGGCCGCATCATCGACGTTACGGAAAAGGCATACACGATCGAGCTCACCGGCACCGGCGCCAAGCTCGACGCGTTCCTCAATGCCATCGAGAAGAGCGCGATCCTGGAGACCGTGCGCACCGGTGCTTCCGGCATCGGTCGCGGCGAGCGCGTGCTCAAGATCTGA